One genomic region from Nymphaea colorata isolate Beijing-Zhang1983 chromosome 12, ASM883128v2, whole genome shotgun sequence encodes:
- the LOC116265294 gene encoding uncharacterized protein LOC116265294: MVYFVFLSFVWNFKIVVLNPCLLFCLKPSEVLPAPGELPRGRFLQRRGPCLLETKESNGSWNEEEVDDDDDNNSFIENGEEEEEEARLEDFVPTIKVRKMDGPLLISTVIQKEVALSSNLFRLLENEHLSIIFEHQCPTKTKVRNTFQVRVPPEMDIDASKAKLEARGDRKEPC; this comes from the exons ATGGtttactttgtttttctttcctttgtttggAACTTTAAGATTGTCGTGCTCAATCCATgccttcttttctgtttaaaGCCCTCGGAAGTGCTTCCGGCTCCCGGTGAGCTACCTCGGGGGCGTTTTCTCCAAAGACGAGGGCCGTGCTTGTTAGAGACTAAGGAAAGCAACGGCAGCTGGAACGAGGAGGAGGTTGACGACGACGACGACAACAATAGTTTTATAGAGAacggtgaagaagaagaagaagaggcaagACTCGAAGATTTCGTGCCAACCATCAAAGTGAGAAAGATGGACGGCCCATTGCTTATCAGCACAGTGATTCAAAAAGAAGTGGCTCTCTCCTCCAACCTTTTTCGTCTGCTTGAGAATGAACACCTCAGCATAATCTTTGAGCATCAAtgtccaacaaaaacaaaagttcGCAACACATTTCAG GTGAGAGTGCCCCCCGAAATGGACATTGATGCTTCCAAAGCCAAGCTTGAGGCACGGGGAGATAGAAAGGAGCCATGTTAG
- the LOC116266403 gene encoding ferredoxin--NADP reductase, root isozyme, chloroplastic-like, with amino-acid sequence MASSSMFQAVYCGQLSNEGAMRRSGLMVHDLSFRGKACIPVLDVSLKLKSNKSSSLNGNRVSMSVQQAGTKVLVSPLELENAKEPPLNIYRHKEPYIATIVSVEKLVGPKAPGETCHIVIDHGGNMPYWEGQSYGVIPPGENPKKPGSAHAVRLYSIASTRYGDAFDGKTASLCVRRAVYYDPETGKKDPSKNGVCSNFLCNSRPGDKIQLIGPSGKVMLLPEEDPNANHIMIATGTGVAPYRGYLRRMFMESVPSFRFNGLAWLFLGVANTDSLLYDDEFKKYLRDYPDNFRYDVALSRQQKNKSGGKMYVQDKMEEYSDEIFKLLDEGTHIYFCGLKGMMPGIQETLKRVAEARGENWDQKLSQLKKKKQWHVEVY; translated from the exons ATGGCGAGCTCGTCGATGTTTCAG GCTGTTTACTGTGGTCAACTTAGTAATGAAGGAGCTATGAGGAGATCCGGGTTGATG GTCCATGATCTCAGTTTTCGGGGCAAAGCATGTATTCCTGTTCTTGATGTTAGTTTGAAATTGAAGTCCAATAAGTCGTCGTCTCTAAATGGAAATCGAGTTTCCATGTCAGTGCAACAAGCTGGAACCAAAGTCTTGGTCTCACCATTGGAGCTTGAGAATGCCAAAGAGCCTCCTCTAAACATATATAGACACAAGGAGCCTTACATTGCCACCATAGTTTCAGTAGAGAAGCTTGTCGGTCCAAAAGCTCCTGGTGAAACATGCCATATTGTTATCGACCATGGCGGAAATATGCCTTACTGGGAAGGTCAGAGCTATGGTGTTATTCCTCCT GGTGAAAATCCTAAGAAACCTGGGTCTGCCCATGCAGTTCGGCTCTATTCCATCGCCTCGACCCGATATGGTGATGCTTTTGATGGAAAAACAGCTAGTCTATGTGTCCGCCGTGCAGTATATTATGATCCTGAGACTGGAAAGAAAGATCCTTCAAAGAATGGAGTTTGCAGCAACTTCCTCTGCAATTCCAGACCTGGGGATAAAATCCAGCTTATTG GCCCATCTGGTAAAGTGATGCTGCTACCAGAGGAAGACCCAAATGCCAACCATATCATGATTGCCACTGGCACTGGTGTGGCACCCTACAGAGGGTACCTCAGGCGCATGTTCATGGAGTCCGTCCCCTCCTTTAGGTTCAATGGTCTTGCATGGCTCTTCCTTGGAGTGGCGAACACTGACAGTCTCCTCTATGATGACGAGTTCAAGAAGTATCTGCGTGACTATCCTGACAACTTTAGATATGACGTAGCACTGAGCAGGCAGCAGAAGAACAAAAGTGGTGGGAAGATGTATGTACAAGATAAGATGGAGGAATACAGCGATGAGATCTTCAAGCTCCTGGATGAAGGGACTCACATCTATTTCTGTGGATTGAAGGGCATGATGCCTGGGATTCAGGAAACACTCAAGAGAGTTGCAGAGGCGAGAGGTGAGAACTGGGATCAGAAGCTTTCCCAActtaagaagaaaaagcagTGGCACGTTGAGGTGTATTAA